The following are encoded in a window of Roseimaritima ulvae genomic DNA:
- a CDS encoding pectate lyase, with product MRLIFVTLVTLGPLGIPSSVSAQDAAATRQQATVAMKRAATYYQQHVSTHGGYVYFYSLDLQQRWGEGEATAEQIWVQPPGTPTVGMAYLEAYRATSDPFYLNAARRAAEALVYGQMRSGGWTNCIDFDPRGERVALYRNGRGRGRNISSLDDGQTQSAIRFLMHTDQALEFQHAEIHAATRLALDALLNAQFPNGGFPQVWDDDVVPDPPVIQANYPDHDWRSEGRVKNYWDMYTLNDNVTGYVAEVLIDAHKIYDDARYREALRRLGDFLILAQMPEPQPAWAQQYNYQMQPIWARRFEPPGICGDESQEVIETLLMIYRETKDRRYLEPIPSAIAYLNRSRLPDGRLARYYELQTNKPLYMVRSGNIYSLTHDDSNLPAHYGWKWPSRLQELEQQYQQAKAGTAVTSPPLDWNDVQTIVSELDEQGRWVSRFDGRGLVGQAKMRIGAEYLSSERFSENLTLLSRFVAADGR from the coding sequence ATGAGATTGATTTTCGTCACCCTCGTCACCCTCGGGCCGCTTGGCATTCCCTCATCGGTGTCCGCTCAAGACGCCGCCGCGACTCGTCAGCAAGCTACCGTGGCGATGAAACGTGCAGCCACGTATTACCAACAACACGTGTCCACCCACGGCGGTTACGTGTACTTCTATTCGCTCGATCTCCAACAGCGCTGGGGCGAAGGCGAAGCGACGGCGGAGCAGATTTGGGTGCAGCCGCCCGGTACGCCCACCGTCGGCATGGCGTACTTGGAAGCTTATCGAGCGACCTCGGATCCGTTTTACCTGAACGCCGCCCGCCGAGCCGCCGAAGCTCTGGTGTACGGACAGATGCGGTCCGGCGGTTGGACCAACTGCATCGATTTCGATCCCCGCGGCGAGCGTGTGGCCCTGTATCGCAACGGTCGAGGTCGTGGCCGCAATATCTCTTCGCTCGACGACGGACAAACTCAGTCCGCCATCCGTTTTTTGATGCACACCGATCAGGCTTTGGAATTCCAGCACGCTGAGATCCATGCGGCCACGCGGCTTGCGTTGGATGCCCTGCTGAACGCCCAGTTTCCCAACGGGGGTTTTCCTCAGGTTTGGGACGATGACGTCGTCCCCGATCCCCCGGTCATCCAGGCCAACTATCCGGATCACGATTGGCGCAGCGAAGGACGCGTCAAGAACTACTGGGATATGTACACGCTGAACGACAACGTCACCGGTTATGTGGCCGAAGTGCTGATCGATGCCCACAAAATCTACGACGACGCACGTTACCGCGAAGCGCTACGTCGACTTGGCGATTTTCTGATACTCGCCCAGATGCCCGAGCCCCAGCCGGCCTGGGCGCAGCAGTACAACTACCAAATGCAGCCGATCTGGGCACGCAGGTTCGAACCGCCGGGAATCTGCGGTGATGAATCGCAGGAAGTGATCGAAACCCTATTGATGATTTATCGAGAGACCAAGGATCGCCGGTACTTGGAACCGATCCCCTCGGCGATCGCTTATCTAAACCGCTCACGTTTGCCCGACGGACGGCTGGCAAGGTACTACGAACTTCAAACCAACAAGCCGCTCTACATGGTCCGCAGCGGCAATATTTACTCGCTGACCCACGACGATTCCAACCTGCCGGCACACTACGGGTGGAAATGGCCCTCGCGACTACAGGAACTGGAGCAGCAGTACCAGCAGGCAAAAGCCGGCACAGCGGTTACATCTCCGCCGCTGGATTGGAATGACGTCCAAACCATCGTGTCGGAACTGGACGAACAGGGACGTTGGGTCAGCCGTTTCGACGGCCGGGGGTTGGTCGGGCAGGCCAAGATGCGAATCGGCGCAGAATATTTATCCAGCGAACGATTCAGCGAAAACCTGACGTTGTTAAGTCGCTTTGTCGCAGCGGACGGGCGGTAG
- a CDS encoding energy-coupling factor ABC transporter permease → MHVPDHVMDPATCVATTAISVAAVGYAGYRVYRDLPREKRSLLGVVAAGVFAAQMVNFPISGSTSGHVVGAVLAAILLGPWAGLLAVTAVLAVQCVLFQDGGVTALGANVLNMGVVGSLLGYAIYERLQTAIDGRRGKLLAAAFASWFSVLIGAALCSVELTLGGEASLANTLGAMLPSHALIGIGEAAIAAAAVATALWWRPVFQPSRAVAVGAVLAVAVVLLAAPLASTLPDGLESSLSALGYGEPAALWSTPLADYSIAGVPSAALQTMVAGMIGIAAVLGLSSSLAGVAMPRKQEPRSGGVM, encoded by the coding sequence ATGCATGTCCCCGATCACGTGATGGACCCGGCCACCTGTGTTGCAACCACCGCGATTTCGGTCGCCGCGGTGGGCTATGCCGGATATCGTGTGTACCGCGATTTGCCGCGCGAGAAACGCTCGCTGCTGGGCGTCGTGGCGGCCGGTGTGTTCGCGGCTCAGATGGTCAACTTCCCGATTTCCGGCAGCACCTCGGGCCACGTGGTGGGGGCGGTGCTGGCGGCGATTCTGCTGGGGCCCTGGGCGGGACTGTTGGCGGTCACGGCTGTGCTGGCCGTGCAGTGCGTGCTGTTTCAAGACGGCGGTGTGACGGCGCTGGGCGCCAACGTCCTGAACATGGGCGTCGTCGGCTCGCTACTGGGCTATGCGATTTACGAACGTTTGCAAACCGCCATCGATGGCCGCCGCGGCAAATTGCTAGCCGCCGCGTTTGCCTCCTGGTTCTCGGTGCTGATCGGTGCGGCCTTGTGCAGCGTTGAATTGACGCTGGGGGGCGAGGCGAGTCTGGCGAATACCCTGGGCGCGATGTTGCCCAGCCACGCTTTGATCGGCATCGGTGAAGCGGCGATCGCAGCCGCGGCGGTAGCCACCGCGCTGTGGTGGCGGCCGGTCTTCCAGCCGTCCCGAGCCGTCGCAGTAGGGGCCGTGCTGGCCGTCGCCGTCGTCCTGCTGGCCGCTCCGCTGGCGTCCACGCTGCCCGATGGCCTGGAATCCAGTTTGTCCGCCCTCGGTTACGGCGAACCCGCCGCGCTGTGGAGCACCCCGCTTGCGGACTACAGCATTGCCGGCGTCCCATCGGCAGCCCTGCAGACGATGGTCGCCGGGATGATCGGCATCGCCGCGGTATTGGGGCTGAGCAGCAGCCTGGCCGGAGTCGCCATGCCGCGAAAGCAAGAGCCGCGGAGCGGCGGCGTCATGTAG